From the genome of Micrococcales bacterium:
TTGAGGTGAGCGTTGACTGGTTCCACGGTCGCACCGCGGCGCTTGTACCGCTGTTGGGTGTCGGGATCGGCGAAGGCGTGGCGCATCTGGTCAATCGGCCTGGCCACAGATGGGGCAGGATCATCGCACGGCGTTTCCTGATGCAGATCGCGGCTCTTGCCGGTGGCAATCAACCGGTTCGGGCCGGGCAGGGTCAGGTTGTGCTCGCTGAGGTACCCGGCGTCGGCCAGCAGCAGACCCACACTGGTCTGCCGATGGCCACCGTCGAGGTCCTCCAGCGCCTGCGCGGCGTCCACCACGGCGGTCACCATCGGCTCGAAACTGTCCTGATCTGATGCGCTCTGATGGGCCTGGCAGGCGATGATCACATGATCATCGCTGACGGCCAACTGCACGTTGTACGCCTGCACCGATCCGCCATTACCGGCAGTCATCAGCCGATCCCGTGGTTGCCGGAGTCCACGTTCCACGCCGGGCAGACCGGGCAGCCGACCGGGCCTCACTGCCCGGCGGCCACCGCGGCCGACCGCGGCCACGACGCGGTGTTTGCGGACGCCTCGGGGCATGCGAACCCGGCACGGCAGCGCGCTGGGCCCCGCCACCCCAACGCCCGGCCACCCCGGACACCCCCCCCCCGTCCGACCGGTTACCCCACCCTCTCCCCCCCCGGGACCCCCGACCCTTAATGCCGCCCGGAACCCCCACCCCCGAAAGCCTTTCAACAACCACGCCCCCCCACACCACACCGCGCCACAAACCACGCCAAAGACCCCTGCCCACCACGCAATAACTGCTGATCCGGCTCACCGGCCATACGAACCCGCCACGCCCAATTTTCTCGAACACCCCAAATAGCCCGCCGCCACGCCGACAAATGCGACAGCCTGGGTTGCCTCTGGCTACCCAACATCCCCGCCCCGCGCCATCAGGTCCGCGGCCGGGGCGGGGGCTGATGATGCCCACACCAGTCCTACTCGAACGTCGCGTTGTGCGCGTGGAGCACATCGCGCACAACCCGCAGCGCCTCGGGCTCGATCAGCGGCACGGGCTCGTCCGCAACCTCGAGGGCCTCGACGAACAACACCCACGTGAGGCCGTCCTCGTCGTGTCGGGGCCGGTAGGCGAAGCCCTCGGCCTCCGGGACCCATCGCCGCAGAGCCCTCGCCCACGCGCGGGTCGTCTCATACTCCCCGGCGCCGCACTTGGTCAGGGCCAGCGGCGCACCCACCTGCGTCAGGGCTGGGCCGTGCAGACTCAGAACGCTGACGTCGCGGACCACGGTCAAGCGGGTCAGCACGCGGCGTGCGACCTGAGTCCACGGCACCAGTCGCGCCTGGCCCGTGAGTGGCAGGTCGCGGCACAAGGTCTCCGCGATCGCAGTCGATGGTGAGTCACCCACGTTGATGTAGCCGTAGCTTCCGTCGTCGGAGTCGAAGCGCCCGCCGCTGATCCGGCTGGGCCGCGAGGTGTGGTTCAAAGCGACGGGGTCGCGCTCGGCTGTGTGGATCCGGAAGGCGCTGGTTCCCGCAGGCAGGACTTCCACAATCGGTCCGCCGCGAGGTCTTCGGTGCGGCGGTTGAGGAAGGTCAGCCATCGTCGCTTGAGGCCAAGGTGACGAGATCGTCCTGCCGCTCCCCGCCGACGAGATCCCGAGGCCTGGCACCGTCGAGGCGCGGGTGATCGCTGATCCACCACGAGGCGACGCCCCACGGATCGTCGGCGGCCCCGAGCAGCCGATTCACCTGCGCCACCACCGGGTACACCTGGGCTCGGGCCGCATCGACCTGGAAGCTCGGGTAGAGATACCTGTTGCGCACCGGAACGCCAAGCAGAGCGCCGGCCCGGCGAAGGTCGCTGGCGGCCTCTCGCTTGTTCACCCCACTGGCCCCAAGCGCGACGCCAACGGCAGAGGAGTCGAGGAAGTCCTGGTCCAGCACCGCGGCGTGCGCCTCGGCTTTGATCCGCTGGTCGCGCAGCAGCCGATCCGATTCGGTGCGCACTTCCCAGGGCTCACCAGCCAAGCGCTCGACCTCACTGGCAGTGGTCAATGCGGCGAGCATGAAGACCCGCAACGCCTGGGCGAAGTCGGCTTGGGACGGCTGGAGCAGCTGCCGGAACAACCGCGCGACCTGATCGGGGGAGAGTTCCTCCAGGTCGCGCAGCAGCCCTTCGAGCCGTTGCTCGGCGACGCTCATGACGGACTCCCTACGTTTCCTACAGCATAGTTCTGAAGCGGAAATGTAGGGAAGTCTCTGTGGATACGCAGCTACGTGGCGGCGTTGATCACACTGAAGCTCAGTTGCCATGCCTCATGGGTCGCGCCGTTGACGCTCAACCGCCAGGTATAGCGACCCGCCGGCAACCCCAGGCCGCCCACGTTGAAGGCGATCGGAAGGTCGATGGGGATCCCCGGTTCGATCCCGGCGGGCCTCCCGACCTCCGTTCGAGCCTGTGCCCGGACAGCGGCGCCTTCGGAGTCCCTCACCGCATGACCGTCCTGCGTCAGCAACTGCAGGTCCAACTCGATCGGGGCATTCGTCTGTTCCCAGGGGACCAGCAGGAGCAGGGCGATGGATGTACCCGGCGGAAGGCCTGGACCGAAGAATGCGCAGGCGGATCTCGCCCTGCCCGGAGAGGACAAGGAACCGCTCCACCTTGTGTCGGTGCCAGTGCTGGCCGCGGGTGAAGCCGGGGTTTCGTGGAGTAGAAGACCTGGGTCTGTCCGCCCGCGCCTTTGGCGGCCTCAACGAGGCCCTCGCGGCTGCGGACGGCTTCGGGTGGATCGGGAAGTGCGTGGGGAAGGTCGCCGAGCGGTAGGTGTTGAAGATTTTTTTCGTGGAGGCATCCGACAGGTCCGGCAGCGGCCTGGTCCGTTACTCAGCGGCGATGGTCGTCAGCCGCTCGGCGACCTCGCTGAGCATGGTCTGCCGGCCGGCAACCTCGATCTGTCCAGGAGTGGGGGAGAGTGCCTGATCCAGGAGCAGGGCGGCGATCAGGCCCACGTGGACCAGTGGCAGCGGCTTGTCGGCGACAACCGTGGGGGTCTGCCCGGCCGCCAGTGCGTGGCAGAACGTGGCGACCACCGAGTTGTAGTTCGGCATCCCGTGCTCGCCGAAGAGGTTAGGCATACGGCACCACCAGGCGGGTGCCGGTGAACACCCCGATGGTCAGTTTCGAGTCCGGGCAGTACTCGGTGCCCCACCAACTGCTCGGCCAAACGGTATGGGTGCGGGTGCATGGGGCTGGGGACGGTGAGCAGGTCGTGATCACCCACCTCGGTGACCGCGGCCCAGTCGAGGTGGCACGGCATCTACGGGCCGCGCCGGGCAGCCCCCGGGTCGACGACGGGCATTTCCCGCCCGCGCCCGAGGGCGCGCTGGAGCGCACGCCGCGCCCGCGTACCACCGGGGAGTTGGCGTTCCTGGCGATCGGACCCGGCGCGGGTCTGTGGTTGACCGAAGCGGCCGAGGCCGGCACTGCCCGGATCCGGATCAAGATGGCCCAGGCGGTGGAACTGGCCGGGCTGTTCGGTGCCGGCGAGGTCGACGCCGCGCTCGGACACGCCGCGGTGCACGGCCGGTTCGCCGAAACCGATCTGGCCTCGATCCTGGACCACCGCGCCACCCGGCCCGCGGGCGGGACACGCCAGGCAGGTGAGCAGGCCAGCCTGACCCAGGGCACCACCGCCTGGGCCGCGCTCGGCCAGTCCCGTGAGGAGAACTCACGATGATCACCACCACGACCCCCGAGATCGGCGCCGGCCCGGCCCCGGCCCTGCCCGCAGAACTCACCGAACTGCTGCGGCGGATGCGGCTACCTCACATGCGCGAAGCTGCCCCCGAGGTACTGGCCACGGCGAAGGCCCAACGCTGGGACCCGGCCGAGGTGCTGCGGGTGCTGCTGGCCGAGGAAGTGACCGGCCGGGAACGTTCCGCGCTGGCCACCCGCCGGGCCGCGGCCTGGTTCCCCACCGGTAAAACCTTCGACGCCTGGAACCCCGACGCCTCCTCGATCCCCAAGCCGACCCAGCAGGCGCTGCGCACCCTGGAATGGGTGCACCGCCGGGAGAACCTGGTCGTCTGCGGGCCGTCGGGCACCGGCAAGACGTTCCTGCTCGAAGCCTTGGGCCAGCAAGCCGTCGAAGCCGGGTTGCACGTGGCCTGGCTACGCCTGGAAGACCTCGGGGTGCTGCTACGCCGGCACCGCGCCGACGACACCGTCGCCAAAGCCATCACCCGGCTGCTGAAAGCCGAACTGGTCATCGTTGACGATATCGGGCTGCTTCCGGTGGCCACCGACGCCGCCGAAGGCCTCTACCGCCTGGTCGACGCCGCCTACGAGAAACGCTCGATCGCCCTGTCGTCGAACCTGCACCCCTCCGGGTTCGACGAGCTCATGCCCAAAACGCTGGCCACCGCCACCGTCGACCGGCTGCTGCACCACGCCCACGTCTGCCAAACCAGCGGCGACAGCGTCCGGCTCACCCAAGCCCTCGCAGGCAAAGGGGTGAGGCCCCTGCCATAGCCCCGACCGTGGTGGCCACACTCCGTGCAGAACCCATGGCCATCACCGGGCAAAACTCGTGACCGCCACCGGGCGGGTTTCATGTCCGCCACCGGGCAGAGACCAACGTCCCTCGACACACCGGCCGATACGAACCCGCCACGCCCAATTTTCTCGAACACCCCAAAATCAGACCCGCCGCCACGCCGAACAAAATGCGACAGCCTCTGGGTTGCCTCCGGTTACCCAACATCCCCGCCCCGTCGCCACACTGCAGCGAGAATAACGGGATACGTGCAAACGGGCTGAAAGCCCCGGTTGGCCGGGCAAAGCCGATCTGGGCCGTCCACGGATGAGCGGCCAGCGGCAGGCCCAGGACGGCAGGAGGGGGCGTCTACGTGATCCAACGCGATCGACTCAACCCCTATGCCGACACTTCGGATACGTCGGTTCCTGGACCTGCCGCTACTTGCCCACGCGCGCACGGTGGTGAGTCACCATCCGTTCGCAGCCCCCGAGGTTGGTTGCCTCCTCAGAATCCCCGAATCCGGATGACTCTAGCTGTTGCCAACTCAGCCTTCAGCGGGTCGTCAGGTCGTGGCTGCGGCGTTGATCGCGCTGAAGCTCAGTTGCCACGCCTCATGGGTTGAACCGTTGACGCTCAACCGCCAGGTATAGCGCCCCGCCGGCAACCCAAGACCGCCCACGTTGAATGCGATCGGAAGGTCGATGGGGACCCGGGTTCGATTCCGGCTGGCCTACCGACTTCGGTTCGAGCCTGGATCACGAAACACCTCGGCGCTGAAGCGGCGGTTGCGGCGCGCGACGCCGGCCCTAATCGACCCTCCACTTCCTGGTGAAGGAGTACGCCTGGCATTGATCGTGACCTTGGCCTTGTTCGTCTCCACCCGACGCGTACCTACTCGACTCCGCTTCTCAAGACCCGTAGAACGGCGCTGCAAGCGTAGAGCCGTCCGTAATTGCGCCCGGTGATCTCCTGCACATAACCGAGTTCCTCGAGGCGCTGGAGCGCCGCATTGGCCGGCGGGTATG
Proteins encoded in this window:
- a CDS encoding ATP-binding protein, which codes for MITTTTPEIGAGPAPALPAELTELLRRMRLPHMREAAPEVLATAKAQRWDPAEVLRVLLAEEVTGRERSALATRRAAAWFPTGKTFDAWNPDASSIPKPTQQALRTLEWVHRRENLVVCGPSGTGKTFLLEALGQQAVEAGLHVAWLRLEDLGVLLRRHRADDTVAKAITRLLKAELVIVDDIGLLPVATDAAEGLYRLVDAAYEKRSIALSSNLHPSGFDELMPKTLATATVDRLLHHAHVCQTSGDSVRLTQALAGKGVRPLP
- a CDS encoding RES family NAD+ phosphorylase, with the protein product MEVLPAGTSAFRIHTAERDPVALNHTSRPSRISGGRFDSDDGSYGYINVGDSPSTAIAETLCRDLPLTGQARLVPWTQVARRVLTRLTVVRDVSVLSLHGPALTQVGAPLALTKCGAGEYETTRAWARALRRWVPEAEGFAYRPRHDEDGLTWVLFVEALEVADEPVPLIEPEALRVVRDVLHAHNATFE
- a CDS encoding transposase; amino-acid sequence: MTAGNGGSVQAYNVQLAVSDDHVIIACQAHQSASDQDSFEPMVTAVVDAAQALEDLDGGHRQTSVGLLLADAGYLSEHNLTLPGPNRLIATGKSRDLHQETPCDDPAPSVARPIDQMRHAFADPDTQQRYKRRGATVEPVNAHLKHGVGLQRFSRRGVSSVTAELNLAAAVVNLQRLYHRGRATS